The Salminus brasiliensis chromosome 8, fSalBra1.hap2, whole genome shotgun sequence genome has a window encoding:
- the LOC140560753 gene encoding uncharacterized protein isoform X2: MPAILWTAVLLIFKTQAKDVPPVQPGPLRTSAFIQTPNNTPGNKAQRGTDVTLSCEVSRLPAFSTLQWEREEAPASNTTLFFNNTAYIILHSVDQRSQGKYTCRLRRNGTVLMHQSQTLHVTDSTYSKKIFSLYRESSDSSDLSLICKSEKRYDRIQWQRQQPDLILISAEKGREPKVNGPIDPGKGSSTSYDGHEFIFHISPVRFNYSGTYTCVGCDQTPYFRVKLHTVRVSAEPPDGVFSNMSVDLTCEVSEVADPLNLAWLRMEGNTAVLVKQDILSKENSSRTLSVTLRNLSEDQLAWQCAVFTEDTLRALAPITVRLLSAFAETPKQGGGAVVEGTNLLTVHIVVCAVAGCVVILLGALLFYCQRKSASGAPPSDKKNLRAGRCHSVPDDGHIVVVNPAEEDEEELHYASVTVVGVCHGASGNPIKKVPASSDSTIYSTVTFH, encoded by the exons ATGCCTGCCATACTGTGGACTGCAGTTCTTCTGATTTTCAAAACTCAAGCGAAAG ATGTCCCTCCTGTCCAACCAGGACCACTCAGGACTTCTGCATTCATACAGACCCCAAACAATACGCCTG GTAATAAAGCCCAGCGTGGAACTGATGTCACCCTGAGCTGTGAAGTGTCCAGACTCCCAGCATTCTCCACTCtgcagtgggagagagaggaagctcCGGCGTCGAACACCACCTTGTTCTTCAACAACACTGCCTACATCATCTTACACAGTGTGGACCAACGCAGTCAGGGCAAATACACCTGCAGACTGAGGCGGAACGGGACGGTACTGATGCACCAGAGCCAAACGCTACATGTGACAGACA GTACGTACTCTAAAAAGATCTTCAGTCTATACCGAGAGAGCTCGGACAGCAGTGACTTGTCACTCATCTGCAAATCAGAGAAGCGTTACGACAGGATTCAGTGGCAGCGACAGCAGCCCGATCTGATACTGATATCTGCAGAAAAAGGTCGAGAACCCAAAGTGAATGGGCCGATTGACCCAGGGAAAGGTTCGTCCACATCCTACGACGGACATGAGTTCATCTTTCACATCTCACCTGTGAGGTTCAACTACAGCGGGACGTACACGTGTGTCGGGTGTGATCAAACCCCCTATTTCAGAGTAAAGCTGCACACGGTACGAG TCTCCGCAGAGCCTCCCGATGGTGTCTTCAGCAACATGTCGGTAGATCTGACCTGCGAGGTGTCTGAGGTGGCTGATCCCCTGAACCTGGCCTGGCTAAGGATGGAGGGCAACACAGCGGTGTTGGTCAAACAGGACATCCTATCCAAAGAGAACAGCAGTAGGACCCTCAGCGTGACCCTGAGGAACCTCTCTGAGGACCAGCTCGCGTGGCAGTGTGCTGTGTTTACAGAGGACACGCTCAGAGCTCTGGCCCCCATCACTGTCCGGCTGCTCTCGGCATTTGCGGAGACACCGAAGCAGG GAGGTGGTGCGGTGGTGGAGGGCACCAATCTGCTCACCGTGCACATCGTGGTGTGCGCTGTGGCCGGTTGTGTGGTCATCTTGCTGGGAGCTCTGCTGTTTTACTGCCAAAGGAAATCAGCATCTG GAGCGCCCCCTAGTGATAAGAAGAACCTCAGAGCAGGTCGATGCCATTCTGTTCCAG ATGATGGTCACATTGTCGTGGTAAACCCAGCGGAGGAAGACGAAGAGGAGCTCCACTATGCCTCAGTCACTGTAGTGGGAGTCTGTCATG GAGCCAGTGGGAATCCCATAAAGAAG GTACCAGCTTCCAGCGACTCCACCATCTACTCAACTGTCACCTTCCACTGA
- the LOC140560753 gene encoding uncharacterized protein isoform X3: MPAILWTAVLLIFKTQAKDVPPVQPGPLRTSAFIQTPNNTPGNKAQRGTDVTLSCEVSRLPAFSTLQWEREEAPASNTTLFFNNTAYIILHSVDQRSQGKYTCRLRRNGTVLMHQSQTLHVTDSTYSKKIFSLYRESSDSSDLSLICKSEKRYDRIQWQRQQPDLILISAEKGREPKVNGPIDPGKGSSTSYDGHEFIFHISPVRFNYSGTYTCVGCDQTPYFRVKLHTVRVSAEPPDGVFSNMSVDLTCEVSEVADPLNLAWLRMEGNTAVLVKQDILSKENSSRTLSVTLRNLSEDQLAWQCAVFTEDTLRALAPITVRLLSAFAETPKQGGGAVVEGTNLLTVHIVVCAVAGCVVILLGALLFYCQRKSASGAPPSDKKNLRAGRCHSVPDDGHIVVVNPAEEDEEELHYASVTVVGVCHGTSFQRLHHLLNCHLPLRRSGWV; this comes from the exons ATGCCTGCCATACTGTGGACTGCAGTTCTTCTGATTTTCAAAACTCAAGCGAAAG ATGTCCCTCCTGTCCAACCAGGACCACTCAGGACTTCTGCATTCATACAGACCCCAAACAATACGCCTG GTAATAAAGCCCAGCGTGGAACTGATGTCACCCTGAGCTGTGAAGTGTCCAGACTCCCAGCATTCTCCACTCtgcagtgggagagagaggaagctcCGGCGTCGAACACCACCTTGTTCTTCAACAACACTGCCTACATCATCTTACACAGTGTGGACCAACGCAGTCAGGGCAAATACACCTGCAGACTGAGGCGGAACGGGACGGTACTGATGCACCAGAGCCAAACGCTACATGTGACAGACA GTACGTACTCTAAAAAGATCTTCAGTCTATACCGAGAGAGCTCGGACAGCAGTGACTTGTCACTCATCTGCAAATCAGAGAAGCGTTACGACAGGATTCAGTGGCAGCGACAGCAGCCCGATCTGATACTGATATCTGCAGAAAAAGGTCGAGAACCCAAAGTGAATGGGCCGATTGACCCAGGGAAAGGTTCGTCCACATCCTACGACGGACATGAGTTCATCTTTCACATCTCACCTGTGAGGTTCAACTACAGCGGGACGTACACGTGTGTCGGGTGTGATCAAACCCCCTATTTCAGAGTAAAGCTGCACACGGTACGAG TCTCCGCAGAGCCTCCCGATGGTGTCTTCAGCAACATGTCGGTAGATCTGACCTGCGAGGTGTCTGAGGTGGCTGATCCCCTGAACCTGGCCTGGCTAAGGATGGAGGGCAACACAGCGGTGTTGGTCAAACAGGACATCCTATCCAAAGAGAACAGCAGTAGGACCCTCAGCGTGACCCTGAGGAACCTCTCTGAGGACCAGCTCGCGTGGCAGTGTGCTGTGTTTACAGAGGACACGCTCAGAGCTCTGGCCCCCATCACTGTCCGGCTGCTCTCGGCATTTGCGGAGACACCGAAGCAGG GAGGTGGTGCGGTGGTGGAGGGCACCAATCTGCTCACCGTGCACATCGTGGTGTGCGCTGTGGCCGGTTGTGTGGTCATCTTGCTGGGAGCTCTGCTGTTTTACTGCCAAAGGAAATCAGCATCTG GAGCGCCCCCTAGTGATAAGAAGAACCTCAGAGCAGGTCGATGCCATTCTGTTCCAG ATGATGGTCACATTGTCGTGGTAAACCCAGCGGAGGAAGACGAAGAGGAGCTCCACTATGCCTCAGTCACTGTAGTGGGAGTCTGTCATG GTACCAGCTTCCAGCGACTCCACCATCTACTCAACTGTCACCTTCCACTGAGGAGGTCGGGTTGGGTGTGA
- the LOC140560753 gene encoding uncharacterized protein isoform X1: MPAILWTAVLLIFKTQAKDVPPVQPGPLRTSAFIQTPNNTPGNKAQRGTDVTLSCEVSRLPAFSTLQWEREEAPASNTTLFFNNTAYIILHSVDQRSQGKYTCRLRRNGTVLMHQSQTLHVTDSTYSKKIFSLYRESSDSSDLSLICKSEKRYDRIQWQRQQPDLILISAEKGREPKVNGPIDPGKGSSTSYDGHEFIFHISPVRFNYSGTYTCVGCDQTPYFRVKLHTVRVSAEPPDGVFSNMSVDLTCEVSEVADPLNLAWLRMEGNTAVLVKQDILSKENSSRTLSVTLRNLSEDQLAWQCAVFTEDTLRALAPITVRLLSAFAETPKQGGGAVVEGTNLLTVHIVVCAVAGCVVILLGALLFYCQRKSASGAPPSDKKNLRAGRCHSVPDDGHIVVVNPAEEDEEELHYASVTVVGVCHGASGNPIKKVRSQNPWNLIESDQNLERSKV, encoded by the exons ATGCCTGCCATACTGTGGACTGCAGTTCTTCTGATTTTCAAAACTCAAGCGAAAG ATGTCCCTCCTGTCCAACCAGGACCACTCAGGACTTCTGCATTCATACAGACCCCAAACAATACGCCTG GTAATAAAGCCCAGCGTGGAACTGATGTCACCCTGAGCTGTGAAGTGTCCAGACTCCCAGCATTCTCCACTCtgcagtgggagagagaggaagctcCGGCGTCGAACACCACCTTGTTCTTCAACAACACTGCCTACATCATCTTACACAGTGTGGACCAACGCAGTCAGGGCAAATACACCTGCAGACTGAGGCGGAACGGGACGGTACTGATGCACCAGAGCCAAACGCTACATGTGACAGACA GTACGTACTCTAAAAAGATCTTCAGTCTATACCGAGAGAGCTCGGACAGCAGTGACTTGTCACTCATCTGCAAATCAGAGAAGCGTTACGACAGGATTCAGTGGCAGCGACAGCAGCCCGATCTGATACTGATATCTGCAGAAAAAGGTCGAGAACCCAAAGTGAATGGGCCGATTGACCCAGGGAAAGGTTCGTCCACATCCTACGACGGACATGAGTTCATCTTTCACATCTCACCTGTGAGGTTCAACTACAGCGGGACGTACACGTGTGTCGGGTGTGATCAAACCCCCTATTTCAGAGTAAAGCTGCACACGGTACGAG TCTCCGCAGAGCCTCCCGATGGTGTCTTCAGCAACATGTCGGTAGATCTGACCTGCGAGGTGTCTGAGGTGGCTGATCCCCTGAACCTGGCCTGGCTAAGGATGGAGGGCAACACAGCGGTGTTGGTCAAACAGGACATCCTATCCAAAGAGAACAGCAGTAGGACCCTCAGCGTGACCCTGAGGAACCTCTCTGAGGACCAGCTCGCGTGGCAGTGTGCTGTGTTTACAGAGGACACGCTCAGAGCTCTGGCCCCCATCACTGTCCGGCTGCTCTCGGCATTTGCGGAGACACCGAAGCAGG GAGGTGGTGCGGTGGTGGAGGGCACCAATCTGCTCACCGTGCACATCGTGGTGTGCGCTGTGGCCGGTTGTGTGGTCATCTTGCTGGGAGCTCTGCTGTTTTACTGCCAAAGGAAATCAGCATCTG GAGCGCCCCCTAGTGATAAGAAGAACCTCAGAGCAGGTCGATGCCATTCTGTTCCAG ATGATGGTCACATTGTCGTGGTAAACCCAGCGGAGGAAGACGAAGAGGAGCTCCACTATGCCTCAGTCACTGTAGTGGGAGTCTGTCATG GAGCCAGTGGGAATCCCATAAAGAAGGTAAGAAGCCAGAATCCATGGAATCTGATAGAATCAGACCAAAACCTAGAGCGTAGTAAAGTGTAA